The following coding sequences lie in one Glycine soja cultivar W05 chromosome 16, ASM419377v2, whole genome shotgun sequence genomic window:
- the LOC114390974 gene encoding probable serine/threonine-protein kinase sky1 codes for MSCSSSSGSEEEDEGFDSYRKGGYHAVRVADQFAGGRYIAQRKLGWGQFSTVWLAYDTTTSAYVALKIQKSAAQFVQAALHEIDVLSSLADGVDMDSKCVVHLIDHFKHTGPNGQHLCMVLEFLGDSLLRLIKYNRYKGLPLDKVREICKCILIGLDYLHREHGIIHSDLKPENVLLVSTIDPAKDPVRSGLTPILERPEGNINGGGVTSLIEKKLKRRARRAVAKISGRSSPIGGIEAPKSDRNLDGIDVRCKVVDFGNACWADKQFAEEIQTRQYRAPEVILQAGYSFAVDMWSFACIAFELATGDMLFTPKVGQGFSEDEDHLALMMELLGKMPRKVATSGAKSKDFFDRHGDLKRIRRLKFWPLSKLLIDRYKFSERDACEFSEFLLPLLDFAPEKRPTAQQCLQLPWLQGIESTPNEMRNESSVEKVGVGMSNLQIKVGK; via the exons ATGTCGTGTTCTTCTTCATCTGGGTCTGAAGAGGAGGATGAGGGGTTCGACTCTTACCGGAAAGGAGGGTACCACGCCGTCAGAGTCGCCGATCAGTTCGCCGGCGGCAGGTACATAGCGCAGAGGAAGCTCGGTTGGGGTCAGTTTTCAACAGTTTGGCTTGCCTATGATACTACTACATCT GCATATGTTGCTCTCAAGATCCAGAAAAGTGCTGCCCAGTTTGTTCAGGCCGCCCTTCATGAAATTGATGTTCTTTCATCCCTTGCTGATGGTGTCGATATGGATTCAAAATGTGTTGTCCATTTGATTGATCACTTTAAGCACACAGGTCCTAATGGTCAGCACCTTTGCATGGTGCTTGAGTTTCTTGGGGATAGTTTGCTTCGTCTAATCAAATATAACCGGTATAAAGGCCTTCCTTTGGATAAAGTTAGGGAGATTTGCAAGTGCATTTTGATCGGTTTGGATTATTTACATAGAGAACATGGCATTATCCACTCAGACCTAAAACCAGAAAATGTTCTTCTGGTTTCTACCATTGATCCTGCCAAAGACCCTGTTAGATCTGGACTCACCCCAATATTAGAGAGGCCTGAGGGAAACATAAATGGTGGTGGAGTTACTAGTCTTATTGAGAAAAAGTTGAAAAGAAGAGCTAGGAGGGCAGTTGCAAAAATATCTGGGAGAAGTTCTCCAATAGGAGGAATTGAAGCTCCAAAGTCTGACAGAAATCTTGATGGGATTGATGTGAGATGCAAGGTGGTAGATTTTGGAAATGCTTGTTGGGCTGATAAGCAGTTTGCAGAAGAAATTCAAACAAGACAGTACAGAGCTCCTGAAGTAATACTGCAGGCCGGTTATTCCTTTGCTGTTGACATGTGGTCTTTTGCTTGCATTGCTTTTGAGCTTGCCACTGGTGATATGTTGTTTACTCCCAAGGTTGGACAGGGTTTTAGTGAGGATGAG GATCACCTTGCCCTGATGATGGAACTCCTTGGAAAGATGCCCCGGAAG GTTGCTACTTCTGGAGCAAAATCCAAGGACTTCTTTGACAGACATGGGGATCTCAAAAGGATTCGAAGACTTAAGTTTTGGCCGCTAAGCAAATTGTTGATTGATAGATATAAATTTTCAGAGCGCGATGCCTGTGAGTTTTCAGAGTTTCTTTTACCACTTCTTGATTTTGCACCCGAGAAGCGGCCAACAGCACAGCAGTGCCTGCAACTCCCATGGCTCCAGGGCATAGAGTCTACACCAAATGAAATGAGAAATGAATCTAGTGTGGAAAAGGTGGGTGTTGGGATGAGCAACCTTCAAATCAAGGTGGGAAAGTGA